The Pseudomonas sp. DG56-2 genome contains a region encoding:
- a CDS encoding TolC family protein: MPWYSRNALFKIPVSWKCAALCALVAGTIAPAAFAQQSISLSEALSTAMEANPDLAAARQEIGIAQGARQQAGLIPNPELSYEIEDTDRDSSTTTVTLAQPLELGGKRSARIEVATVGQSIAQMALERSVNSLRADVVQAFYAALRAQAGVELANQSLALTERGLRIVDGRVRAGKSSPVEATRAQVQLAEAKLQLRRAQTDKANAYQQLAQVTGSAVTAFDRLDAPSLSPGMPPRSATLLSTLEQTAEMRQALAQIDQSDASLGSEKAQRIPNLTVSVGSQYDRSVREQVNVVGLSMPLPLFDRNQGNILSAARRADQARDQRNAVELRLRSETQTALNQWTTAMQEVESYDKSILPSAQQAVDTATRGFEMGKFGFIEVLDAQRTLIAARSQYLGSLEAATNARAQVERVFGDLESFAGSR, from the coding sequence GTGCCCTGGTACAGCCGAAATGCCTTGTTCAAGATCCCTGTTTCCTGGAAGTGCGCCGCGCTCTGCGCACTCGTAGCGGGGACTATCGCCCCCGCAGCATTCGCGCAGCAAAGCATCAGCCTGTCCGAGGCACTGTCCACTGCCATGGAGGCAAACCCGGATCTGGCAGCAGCACGTCAGGAAATCGGCATCGCCCAAGGCGCTCGCCAGCAAGCAGGACTTATCCCCAACCCCGAGCTTTCATACGAGATCGAGGACACCGATCGAGACTCCAGCACCACTACCGTCACCCTCGCCCAACCGCTGGAACTGGGCGGCAAGCGGTCTGCCCGAATCGAAGTGGCGACGGTTGGCCAGAGCATCGCTCAGATGGCATTGGAACGCAGTGTGAACAGCCTGCGAGCAGACGTCGTGCAAGCGTTCTACGCCGCCCTGCGTGCGCAAGCCGGTGTCGAGTTGGCCAATCAGTCGCTAGCGCTTACAGAACGTGGATTGCGCATTGTCGACGGTCGCGTCCGGGCTGGGAAATCGTCACCGGTAGAGGCGACTCGGGCCCAGGTGCAACTGGCGGAAGCCAAACTGCAACTGCGCCGTGCGCAAACGGATAAAGCCAATGCCTATCAACAGTTGGCCCAAGTGACCGGCAGTGCCGTTACCGCATTCGACCGGCTCGACGCTCCCTCCTTGTCCCCGGGTATGCCACCACGCTCGGCAACGTTGTTGAGCACGCTTGAGCAAACCGCCGAGATGCGCCAAGCACTTGCACAGATCGACCAAAGCGACGCCTCGCTGGGTTCGGAAAAGGCCCAGCGCATCCCAAATTTGACGGTGAGCGTGGGTAGCCAATATGACCGCTCCGTTCGCGAGCAGGTCAACGTCGTCGGACTGTCGATGCCCCTACCGCTGTTCGATCGTAACCAAGGCAACATTCTTTCTGCTGCGCGACGCGCCGATCAGGCCCGCGACCAACGAAACGCTGTGGAGTTGAGGCTGCGCAGCGAAACCCAGACAGCGCTTAACCAATGGACCACCGCCATGCAGGAGGTTGAGTCCTACGACAAGAGCATCCTGCCCTCGGCCCAGCAAGCAGTCGACACCGCAACCCGCGGATTCGAGATGGGCAAATTCGGCTTTATCGAAGTACTGGACGCCCAGCGCACGTTGATCGCCGCTCGCAGCCAGTACCTCGGCTCCCTGGAAGCTGCAACCAACGCTCGTGCTCAAGTGGAAAGGGTTTTCGGCGACCTCGAATCTTTTGCCGGCAGTCGCTGA
- a CDS encoding CusA/CzcA family heavy metal efflux RND transporter produces MFERLIRFAIEQRIVVMIAVLLMAGIGIYSYQKLPIDAVPDITNVQVQINAAAPGYTPLETEQRITFPVETAMAGLPGLKQTRSLSRSGLSQVTVIFEDGTDIFFARQLVNERLQVAKEQLPEGVEALMGPVSTGLGEIFLWTVETEEGAVKEDGTPYTPTDLRVIQDWIIKPQLRNVPGVAEINTIGGYAKQYLIAPDPKRLAAYKLTLNDLVAALESNNANIGAGYVERSGEQLLIRAPGQVGSIDDIANIVISSVDGTPIRVSSVAEVGIGKELRSGAATENGREVVLGTVFMLIGENSRTVSQAVAARLAEINRTLPKGVVAITVYDRTNLVEKAIATVKKNLIEGAILVIAILFLFLGNIRAALITAMVIPLSMLFTFTGMYTNKVSANLMSLGALDFGIIVDGAVVIVENAVRRLAHAQHKHGRLLTKAERFHEVFAAAGEARRPLIFGQLIIMVVYLPVFALTGVEGKMFHPMAFTVVIALLGAMILSVTFVPAAIAMFVTGKVKEEEGLVMRHARLRYAPILRWVLGHRNLAFSAAVGVVLLTGVMASRMGSEFIPSLSEGDFALQALRVPGTSLTQSVDMQQRLEKAVIEQVPEVERVFARTGTAEIASDPMPPNISDAYVMLKPKDQWADPKKSRDELIAEVQKAAASVPGSNYEMSQPIQLRFNELISGVRSDVAVKIFGDDMDVLNRTAAKIASTLQGVEGASEVKVEQTTGLPVLTINIDREKAARYGLNIGAVQDAVAIAVGGRQTGTLYEGDRRFDMVVRLSETLRTDVNGLSSLLIPVPANAAQGASQIGFIPLSQVANLDLQLGPNQISRENGKRVVVVSANVRGRDLGSFVEQASETLASSVEIPAGYWTTWGGQFEQLQSAAKRLQIVVPVALLLVMTLLFLMFNNLKDGMLVFTGIPFALTGGVLALWLRDIPLSISAGVGFIALSGVAVLNGLVMISFIRNLREEGRTLRVAVDEGALTRLRPVLMTALVASLGFIPMALATGTGAEVQRPLATVVIGGILSSTALTLLVLPALYHWAHRKDEDGEQAKP; encoded by the coding sequence ATGTTTGAACGTCTCATCAGGTTCGCCATCGAGCAGCGCATCGTCGTAATGATCGCAGTGCTTTTGATGGCCGGTATCGGCATCTACAGCTATCAAAAGCTACCTATCGATGCAGTGCCAGACATCACCAACGTTCAGGTGCAGATCAACGCTGCAGCGCCTGGCTATACGCCGCTGGAAACCGAGCAGCGCATTACTTTTCCCGTTGAAACGGCAATGGCCGGCCTGCCTGGGCTCAAGCAAACCCGCTCCTTGTCGCGCTCCGGATTGTCCCAGGTAACAGTCATCTTCGAAGATGGCACCGACATTTTCTTTGCGCGCCAATTGGTCAACGAACGCTTGCAAGTGGCGAAGGAGCAATTGCCCGAAGGTGTCGAAGCCTTGATGGGCCCGGTGTCCACTGGCTTGGGTGAAATTTTCCTCTGGACCGTCGAAACCGAGGAAGGTGCGGTCAAGGAAGATGGCACGCCCTACACACCAACGGACCTGCGCGTCATCCAGGATTGGATCATCAAGCCGCAGTTGCGCAACGTGCCGGGTGTGGCCGAGATCAACACCATCGGCGGTTATGCCAAGCAGTATCTGATTGCACCGGATCCCAAGCGTCTGGCCGCCTACAAATTAACCCTCAACGATCTGGTTGCGGCACTGGAAAGCAACAATGCCAACATCGGCGCCGGCTATGTGGAGCGTAGCGGCGAGCAATTGCTGATTCGCGCGCCAGGCCAGGTCGGCAGCATCGACGACATTGCCAACATCGTCATTTCAAGTGTGGATGGCACGCCTATTCGAGTCAGCAGCGTTGCAGAGGTCGGTATCGGCAAAGAGTTGCGCTCCGGTGCCGCCACCGAAAACGGTCGTGAAGTAGTACTGGGTACGGTGTTCATGCTGATTGGCGAGAATAGCCGGACAGTGTCCCAGGCGGTAGCGGCCAGACTTGCCGAGATCAACCGCACGCTGCCCAAAGGCGTGGTCGCCATTACCGTTTATGACCGCACCAACCTGGTAGAAAAAGCGATTGCGACAGTTAAAAAGAACCTCATCGAAGGGGCGATTCTGGTCATCGCCATCCTCTTCCTGTTCCTTGGCAACATCCGTGCAGCACTGATTACCGCCATGGTGATTCCACTGTCGATGCTGTTTACGTTCACGGGCATGTATACCAACAAAGTCAGCGCCAACCTGATGAGCCTTGGCGCATTGGACTTCGGCATCATCGTTGACGGTGCGGTGGTAATCGTTGAAAACGCGGTCCGCCGCCTCGCCCATGCCCAGCATAAACATGGACGCCTGCTGACCAAGGCCGAGCGCTTCCATGAAGTGTTCGCCGCTGCCGGCGAAGCTCGACGACCGTTAATCTTCGGTCAGTTGATCATTATGGTGGTGTACCTGCCGGTCTTTGCCCTCACCGGTGTCGAAGGCAAGATGTTCCACCCGATGGCCTTCACTGTGGTGATCGCTCTGCTTGGCGCGATGATTCTTTCCGTCACCTTCGTGCCGGCAGCGATTGCCATGTTCGTGACTGGCAAGGTCAAGGAAGAGGAAGGCCTGGTAATGCGCCACGCTCGTCTGCGCTATGCGCCGATCCTGCGTTGGGTACTCGGCCACCGCAATCTGGCGTTTTCGGCAGCCGTTGGCGTGGTACTGCTCACCGGTGTAATGGCAAGTCGCATGGGCAGCGAGTTCATACCCAGTCTCAGCGAGGGCGACTTTGCCTTGCAGGCGCTACGTGTGCCTGGAACCAGCCTGACGCAATCGGTCGATATGCAACAGCGCTTGGAAAAAGCGGTGATCGAGCAAGTGCCGGAGGTTGAACGTGTGTTCGCCCGTACCGGCACCGCAGAAATTGCATCCGATCCGATGCCACCCAACATTTCCGATGCCTACGTCATGCTCAAGCCTAAGGATCAGTGGGCAGATCCGAAGAAGTCGCGCGATGAACTGATTGCCGAGGTGCAAAAAGCCGCCGCCAGCGTGCCAGGCAGCAACTATGAAATGTCACAACCCATTCAGTTGCGCTTCAACGAACTGATTTCCGGTGTGCGAAGTGACGTGGCGGTGAAAATCTTCGGCGATGACATGGATGTGCTGAACCGTACCGCCGCGAAAATTGCCTCCACACTACAAGGCGTTGAGGGGGCCTCCGAGGTGAAGGTGGAGCAGACCACGGGCTTGCCCGTCCTGACCATCAACATCGACCGAGAGAAAGCGGCTCGCTATGGCCTGAACATTGGTGCCGTACAAGATGCTGTGGCCATCGCCGTAGGTGGGCGCCAGACTGGCACGCTGTATGAGGGCGACCGGCGCTTCGACATGGTCGTGCGACTTTCAGAAACGCTGCGCACCGACGTCAATGGCCTGTCGAGCCTGCTGATACCGGTGCCGGCGAATGCCGCTCAAGGTGCAAGTCAGATCGGTTTCATCCCGCTGTCCCAGGTAGCCAATCTCGACCTGCAACTGGGACCCAACCAAATCAGTCGGGAAAACGGCAAACGTGTCGTGGTGGTCAGCGCGAACGTTCGCGGTCGCGACCTGGGCTCGTTCGTCGAGCAAGCCAGCGAAACCCTCGCTTCCAGCGTCGAGATTCCTGCTGGTTACTGGACCACGTGGGGCGGTCAGTTCGAACAGTTGCAATCTGCAGCCAAACGCCTGCAGATCGTCGTACCCGTCGCCCTGCTGCTGGTCATGACCTTGTTGTTCCTGATGTTCAACAACCTCAAGGACGGCATGCTGGTGTTCACCGGCATCCCCTTCGCATTGACCGGCGGCGTACTCGCACTGTGGCTGCGCGACATCCCCCTGTCGATCTCTGCCGGAGTTGGTTTCATCGCCCTGTCGGGGGTGGCGGTGCTTAATGGTCTGGTGATGATTTCCTTCATCCGCAACCTACGCGAAGAAGGCCGCACCCTGCGCGTCGCAGTTGATGAGGGTGCGCTGACTCGACTGCGGCCGGTACTGATGACCGCGCTGGTCGCCTCGCTTGGCTTCATCCCGATGGCATTGGCCACCGGCACCGGCGCTGAAGTTCAACGCCCGCTGGCGACCGTGGTCATTGGCGGCATCCTGTCATCCACCGCACTGACCTTGCTGGTACTACCGGCTCTTTATCACTGGGCACATCGCAAGGACGAGGACGGCGAGCAAGCAAAACCTTGA
- the hcnB gene encoding cyanide-forming glycine dehydrogenase subunit HcnB, protein MSIRPVIVGGGSAGMAAAIELARHGVASTVFDEASRPGGVVYRGPLRDGVDPGYLGSRYSKALAALHKEFASCVERIDLHLNNRIVGGDTQRLMVLDDKERLKEVDYSHLLLSVGCHERNVPFPGWTLPGVQLLGGLQLQIKSGVVKPSGVTLIAGTGPLLPLVACQLHAAGAKVAGVYEACAFGKIAKESLALLNKPQLFLNGLSMLGYMKLNGIPLYYGWGVVEAKGEGELAEVILAPYDKNWQPDHCRAQREHVQTLAVGYGFIPRTQLSQQLGLEHCFHDDGYLHARSNGWQQSSQPHIHLAGDMAGIRGGEAAMLTGRIAAVSILLQRGVLNAEQAIELREQYLGQLAAIKRFRAGVERYTERGARQLDLPQADTVICRCEHVHRSDIDLALEQGVQDMAGLKMRTRVSMGDCQGRMCVGYCSDRLREATGRADVGWLRPRFPIDPIPFSAFQKSGAKV, encoded by the coding sequence ATGAGCATACGACCTGTAATTGTCGGTGGTGGCTCGGCGGGTATGGCCGCTGCCATTGAGTTGGCCCGCCACGGGGTTGCCAGCACAGTGTTCGATGAAGCATCGCGGCCGGGCGGGGTGGTGTATCGCGGTCCGCTTCGTGACGGTGTCGATCCGGGCTATCTCGGGTCTCGCTATAGTAAGGCTCTGGCGGCCTTGCACAAAGAGTTCGCAAGCTGCGTCGAGCGTATTGATTTGCACTTGAACAACCGAATTGTAGGGGGGGATACGCAGCGTTTGATGGTCCTCGATGACAAGGAGCGCCTTAAGGAAGTGGACTACTCGCATTTGCTGCTGTCGGTCGGTTGCCATGAGCGCAATGTACCGTTTCCTGGCTGGACCCTGCCCGGTGTCCAGCTTTTAGGCGGGTTGCAGCTGCAGATCAAGAGCGGGGTGGTCAAACCATCAGGTGTAACGTTGATTGCCGGGACTGGGCCATTGCTTCCGCTGGTGGCCTGTCAATTACATGCGGCGGGGGCAAAAGTTGCCGGGGTATATGAAGCCTGTGCCTTCGGCAAGATCGCCAAGGAAAGCCTGGCATTGCTGAACAAGCCGCAACTTTTCCTCAACGGCTTAAGCATGCTTGGCTATATGAAGCTCAACGGCATTCCGCTGTATTACGGCTGGGGCGTGGTCGAGGCAAAAGGCGAGGGCGAACTTGCTGAAGTCATTTTGGCGCCTTATGACAAAAACTGGCAGCCCGACCATTGCCGCGCTCAGCGCGAGCATGTGCAAACCCTTGCGGTTGGCTACGGTTTCATCCCGCGTACGCAGTTGAGTCAGCAGTTAGGGCTGGAGCATTGCTTCCATGACGATGGCTACCTGCATGCGCGTAGCAACGGATGGCAGCAAAGCAGCCAGCCGCACATTCATCTGGCGGGTGACATGGCTGGCATTCGTGGCGGCGAGGCGGCCATGCTCACCGGGCGCATTGCCGCGGTGTCGATATTGCTCCAGCGCGGCGTACTCAATGCCGAGCAAGCCATTGAGCTGCGCGAGCAGTATCTCGGCCAGTTGGCAGCAATCAAACGCTTTCGCGCTGGTGTCGAGCGCTACACCGAGCGGGGAGCGCGGCAACTTGATCTGCCGCAGGCCGATACGGTGATCTGTCGCTGCGAACATGTGCACCGCAGTGACATCGACCTGGCCTTGGAGCAGGGGGTGCAAGACATGGCCGGATTGAAAATGCGCACCCGGGTGAGCATGGGCGATTGCCAGGGTCGCATGTGCGTTGGTTATTGCAGTGATCGCTTGCGCGAAGCGACCGGTCGCGCCGATGTGGGCTGGCTGCGCCCGCGATTTCCCATAGACCCGATTCCGTTCTCGGCATTTCAGAAATCTGGCGCAAAGGTGTGA
- the hcnC gene encoding cyanide-forming glycine dehydrogenase subunit HcnC: MNRIYDVVIAGGGVIGASCAYQLSKRKNLRIALIDAKRPGNATRASAGGLWAIGESVGLGCGVIFFRMMSTQRKREAQGAAVVVDANTPHILPQSFFDFALQSNALYPQLHRELIDRHGMDFKFERTGLKYVIYDDEDQLYAEHIVAQIPHLTEQVRWLDQNTLRQAEPAVSHQARGALEFLCDHQVSPFRLADAYVEAARQNGVDLFHNTNVTGVLHQGSRISAVQTAEEGTFHCQTLINAAGAWAADLSEQACGLRIPVSPVKGQIILTERLPKLLHGCLTTSDCYMAQKDNGEILIGSTTEDKGFDVSNTLPEISGLVQGAIRCIPELAQINLKRAWAGLRPGSPDELPILGPVPEVSGYLNACGHFRTGILTSAITGVMIDKVMHGETSPVDITPFLAERFFKSPVDNSPSLG; this comes from the coding sequence ATGAACAGAATCTATGACGTGGTGATCGCTGGCGGTGGTGTCATTGGTGCTTCCTGCGCGTATCAATTGTCCAAACGCAAAAACCTCAGAATCGCTCTGATCGATGCCAAGCGCCCTGGCAATGCTACACGCGCTTCAGCTGGCGGGCTGTGGGCCATAGGTGAGTCGGTTGGGCTCGGCTGCGGGGTTATTTTCTTTCGCATGATGTCAACGCAGCGCAAGCGCGAGGCTCAAGGGGCTGCCGTTGTGGTGGATGCCAACACCCCGCACATCTTGCCGCAGTCGTTCTTCGACTTTGCCTTACAGTCGAATGCACTTTATCCACAGCTGCATCGTGAGCTGATCGATCGTCACGGTATGGACTTCAAGTTTGAGCGCACGGGCCTCAAGTATGTGATCTACGACGATGAAGACCAGCTATACGCCGAGCACATCGTTGCGCAGATTCCGCACCTGACTGAGCAGGTGCGCTGGCTCGATCAAAACACGTTACGCCAGGCGGAGCCAGCTGTCAGTCATCAGGCACGTGGGGCCCTGGAGTTTCTTTGCGATCATCAGGTCAGTCCGTTCCGCTTGGCCGACGCCTATGTGGAAGCGGCACGACAGAATGGCGTAGACCTGTTCCACAACACCAATGTGACGGGTGTGTTGCATCAGGGGTCGCGGATCAGTGCCGTACAAACCGCCGAAGAAGGTACGTTTCACTGCCAGACCCTGATCAATGCCGCTGGCGCCTGGGCGGCCGATCTCAGCGAACAGGCCTGCGGTCTGCGCATTCCAGTCAGTCCGGTGAAAGGCCAGATTATCCTTACTGAGCGCCTGCCCAAACTGTTGCACGGCTGCCTCACCACCAGTGACTGCTACATGGCTCAGAAGGATAACGGCGAAATTCTGATTGGCAGCACGACTGAAGATAAAGGCTTCGACGTGAGTAACACCTTGCCGGAAATCAGTGGCCTGGTGCAGGGCGCGATTCGCTGTATTCCTGAACTGGCGCAGATCAACCTGAAGCGAGCCTGGGCGGGATTGCGCCCAGGTTCGCCGGACGAACTACCGATACTGGGTCCGGTTCCGGAGGTTTCCGGTTATTTGAATGCCTGTGGACACTTTCGCACTGGCATTCTCACGTCGGCCATTACCGGGGTGATGATCGATAAGGTTATGCATGGAGAAACCTCGCCTGTGGATATCACCCCATTCCTGGCTGAACGCTTCTTTAAATCGCCTGTGGATAACAGTCCTTCGTTGGGATAA
- the hcnA gene encoding cyanide-forming glycine dehydrogenase subunit HcnA, which produces MKTLDRTLDIQPLPGANITIYLNGQAVEVAFGETVLTVLNAVGLRQVARNDHAQTTGAFCGMGVCHCCLVSINGRPKRRACQTVVQPGMRVETLSNRFNEEEAP; this is translated from the coding sequence ATGAAAACACTGGATCGAACACTCGACATTCAGCCCCTGCCGGGGGCAAACATCACTATTTATCTCAACGGCCAAGCGGTCGAAGTTGCTTTTGGCGAGACAGTGCTCACCGTTCTTAACGCCGTGGGCCTGCGTCAGGTTGCGCGTAACGACCATGCTCAGACGACAGGGGCCTTTTGTGGCATGGGTGTGTGTCACTGCTGCCTGGTTTCAATCAATGGCCGGCCCAAACGCCGTGCCTGTCAGACAGTCGTGCAGCCGGGTATGCGAGTAGAGACCCTGAGCAACCGCTTCAACGAAGAGGAAGCCCCATGA
- a CDS encoding LysR family transcriptional regulator, giving the protein MELRHLRYFRVLGQTLNFTRAAEQLHIAQPPLSRQIRQLEETLGVELLERSRPLRLTEAGRYFYEQSAMLLEQLEQMCEGTRRIANSERQWLRIGFAPSTLYDLLPDLIRQLRRNDALELGLQEMITLQQVESLKAGRIDVGFGRIHINDPAIEQQVLREDPLVVALPCGHPLIGQPIDLVRLAFEPFVLYPATPRPSYADHIMGLFSSQGLSVQVIQWTNELQTALGLVAAGLGITLVPGSVQRQQRDDIVFAPLSETAAVSPIILSRRVGDNSAQVRHCLELIAQMTGP; this is encoded by the coding sequence ATGGAGCTGCGCCATCTACGTTACTTCCGGGTGCTTGGGCAAACCTTGAACTTCACCCGCGCAGCCGAGCAGTTGCATATTGCACAGCCGCCGCTGAGCCGGCAAATTCGCCAGTTGGAGGAAACCCTCGGCGTCGAATTGCTGGAACGCAGCCGGCCCCTGCGTCTGACGGAGGCTGGACGCTATTTCTATGAACAAAGTGCGATGCTGCTCGAGCAACTTGAGCAGATGTGTGAAGGGACCCGGCGCATCGCCAATAGCGAACGCCAATGGCTACGAATCGGATTTGCACCGTCGACGCTCTACGACCTACTGCCCGATCTTATTCGGCAGTTACGACGCAATGACGCTCTGGAGCTGGGCTTGCAGGAGATGATTACCTTGCAGCAGGTCGAATCCCTGAAAGCTGGGCGTATCGACGTCGGCTTCGGACGCATCCACATCAACGACCCCGCTATCGAGCAGCAAGTGCTGCGCGAAGACCCACTGGTTGTCGCGCTGCCCTGCGGCCATCCGCTGATAGGCCAACCCATTGACCTTGTTCGCCTGGCCTTTGAACCGTTTGTCCTTTATCCCGCAACGCCCCGTCCGAGTTATGCAGACCACATCATGGGGTTGTTTTCCAGCCAGGGCCTGAGCGTGCAGGTTATCCAGTGGACCAACGAATTGCAGACCGCGCTGGGGCTGGTGGCAGCGGGCCTGGGGATAACATTGGTACCAGGCTCGGTACAACGCCAGCAACGCGACGATATCGTATTCGCCCCCTTGAGTGAGACCGCGGCGGTTTCTCCCATTATCCTTAGCCGACGGGTTGGGGATAACTCTGCGCAGGTCAGGCACTGCCTGGAACTGATCGCACAAATGACCGGCCCTTAA
- a CDS encoding OprD family porin: protein MSRKLSLYFAAMSALSASYVVSAQAEEKAEGFIEGSSLTVLNRNFYFNRDNRDGAAATYNSGKGDTNGYSETWAHAIITHFNSGFTQGTIGFGVDAFAMIGLKLDTGDGRNGGRSSFDVLPVDHDGEARDEYTKIGGAAKVRLLDTVVKVGDVFPANPVVAAGDSRLLPESFRGVTAENTSIEGLTLQGGRLHSMSQPVSSDMRENFATFYAGAVNSPWIAYGGGDYEINDRVTVSLFSSRLKDVWNQYYAGTSLTYPLSDDLALIGGFNYYKAVDEGKQLLGEFNNSIWSGKIGVSYGGHTLALSHQQNNGDDDFDYLRQSDSIFLDNSIQYSDFNSPKERSWMLRYDLNMAAYGIPGLSFMTRYAKGTDADYSNANPFYMRTDDNGKPLADQKRWERDIEAKYVVQTGPAKDLSFRVRQANTRATAFESDLDEVRLIVEYPLSLL, encoded by the coding sequence ATGAGCCGAAAACTCTCGCTTTATTTCGCTGCGATGTCCGCGTTATCTGCAAGTTACGTTGTTTCAGCTCAAGCTGAAGAAAAGGCGGAAGGGTTCATTGAAGGCAGTAGCCTCACGGTACTGAACCGAAACTTCTATTTCAACCGTGATAACCGCGATGGCGCCGCCGCAACTTACAACAGCGGTAAGGGCGACACTAACGGCTACTCCGAAACATGGGCACATGCCATCATCACCCACTTCAACTCGGGTTTTACCCAAGGCACAATTGGCTTCGGTGTGGATGCCTTTGCAATGATCGGCTTGAAGCTCGATACGGGTGATGGCAGGAATGGTGGGCGCAGTTCGTTCGACGTTTTGCCCGTCGATCACGATGGTGAGGCGCGTGACGAGTACACCAAGATCGGTGGCGCAGCCAAAGTCCGCTTGCTCGACACCGTGGTCAAAGTAGGTGACGTTTTCCCTGCCAACCCGGTTGTCGCGGCGGGTGACTCACGCCTGCTGCCCGAAAGCTTTCGTGGTGTAACGGCTGAAAATACCAGTATTGAAGGCCTTACCCTGCAGGGCGGGCGTTTGCACTCGATGAGCCAGCCCGTTTCCAGTGACATGCGCGAAAATTTTGCGACGTTCTACGCAGGCGCAGTCAATTCGCCTTGGATTGCTTATGGCGGTGGAGACTATGAAATCAACGATAGGGTTACCGTCAGCCTGTTCAGCAGTCGCCTGAAGGATGTCTGGAATCAATATTATGCAGGCACCAGCCTTACCTATCCATTGAGCGATGACCTGGCACTGATCGGTGGCTTTAACTATTACAAAGCTGTTGATGAGGGCAAACAACTGCTAGGCGAGTTCAACAACAGCATCTGGAGTGGAAAGATTGGTGTTAGTTATGGCGGCCATACCCTGGCACTGTCACATCAGCAGAACAACGGTGATGACGACTTCGACTACCTGCGCCAGTCCGATTCTATATTCTTGGATAACTCGATTCAGTACAGCGACTTCAACTCGCCAAAAGAGCGCTCGTGGATGCTTCGCTATGACTTGAACATGGCCGCCTACGGGATTCCCGGTCTGTCATTCATGACCCGTTACGCCAAGGGCACCGATGCTGACTATTCGAACGCTAACCCGTTCTATATGCGCACTGACGACAACGGCAAGCCGCTGGCTGACCAAAAACGCTGGGAGCGCGACATCGAAGCTAAATACGTGGTTCAGACAGGCCCGGCGAAGGATCTTTCATTTAGGGTACGCCAAGCCAATACGCGCGCCACAGCCTTTGAGTCCGATCTGGATGAAGTACGGCTAATTGTCGAATATCCACTGTCGCTACTGTAA
- a CDS encoding efflux RND transporter periplasmic adaptor subunit, whose protein sequence is MDTKRKIALAVAVVAALGFGSLAWDSNAKQQAPGSAEHGEEDGHDHDPKALPSADQHGDEDAHREAGHDEEGKLTLSVEQIKTAGIELVVAAPRELGMIASFPGEIRFNEDLTAHIVPRVPGVVESVHANLGESVKKGQLLAVIASQQISDLRSEQQAAQRRMELARLTFEREKQLWQDKISAEQDYLQARQAMQEAEISLANARQKVAAIGASVSSAGGNRYELRAPFDAVVVEKHLAIGEVVSEATNAFILSDLSQVWATFAVPPGELSKVVTGREVRVSSPDMNAQVDGRIGYVGSLLGEQNRAATVRVTLTNPNGAWRPGLFVNIAVTMQTTRAAVAVPESAVQTVEEKPSVFARTSEGFDTLAVKLGRRDDGFVEIIEGLAPGAQVAASGSFTLKSELGKASAEHSH, encoded by the coding sequence ATGGATACGAAACGCAAGATCGCCCTTGCCGTTGCCGTGGTGGCAGCCCTGGGGTTTGGCAGCCTAGCCTGGGATTCCAACGCCAAGCAGCAGGCCCCCGGCAGTGCCGAACACGGCGAGGAAGATGGTCATGATCATGACCCAAAAGCCTTGCCAAGCGCAGACCAGCATGGCGATGAAGATGCTCATCGAGAAGCTGGGCATGACGAGGAAGGCAAGCTGACGCTCAGTGTCGAGCAGATCAAGACTGCCGGGATCGAACTGGTCGTTGCCGCGCCCAGGGAGCTGGGTATGATTGCCAGCTTTCCTGGCGAAATTCGCTTCAATGAAGACCTCACCGCACACATCGTTCCGCGGGTTCCAGGGGTAGTAGAAAGCGTTCATGCCAATTTGGGTGAGTCGGTCAAGAAAGGTCAACTGCTTGCAGTGATTGCCAGCCAGCAGATTTCCGATCTGCGCAGTGAACAGCAAGCTGCACAGCGTCGAATGGAACTGGCACGCCTGACCTTCGAGCGCGAGAAACAACTTTGGCAGGACAAGATCTCCGCCGAGCAAGACTACCTGCAAGCACGCCAAGCGATGCAGGAAGCGGAAATTTCCCTGGCCAATGCGCGACAGAAAGTGGCGGCCATCGGCGCCTCAGTCAGTTCTGCAGGTGGCAACCGCTACGAGCTACGCGCGCCCTTCGACGCTGTTGTCGTTGAAAAGCACCTGGCTATTGGTGAAGTGGTCAGCGAAGCCACCAACGCCTTCATTCTGTCCGACCTGAGCCAGGTCTGGGCCACCTTTGCCGTTCCTCCTGGCGAGCTGAGCAAGGTCGTGACTGGACGCGAAGTCAGGGTCTCTTCACCCGATATGAATGCTCAGGTCGATGGCAGGATTGGCTACGTCGGCAGTTTGCTCGGCGAACAGAATCGCGCTGCCACCGTGCGTGTGACGTTGACCAATCCAAACGGAGCCTGGCGCCCGGGCTTGTTCGTGAACATTGCCGTCACGATGCAGACCACGCGCGCAGCGGTCGCCGTTCCGGAATCTGCAGTGCAAACCGTGGAGGAAAAACCTTCTGTGTTTGCCCGTACATCAGAAGGTTTCGACACCCTGGCAGTGAAACTGGGTCGTCGTGATGACGGCTTTGTGGAGATCATCGAGGGCCTCGCGCCCGGTGCCCAAGTAGCAGCAAGTGGCAGCTTCACACTCAAGTCCGAGCTTGGTAAAGCGTCCGCCGAGCACAGCCACTGA